DNA from Plasmodium cynomolgi strain B DNA, chromosome 12, whole genome shotgun sequence:
GAAATttactacattttttttttttttttttcacaacggaaaaaaaaaaaaaaaaaaaagcttttaatgtaaaaattgtaagaaAAGCTAGTAAGTATCGGTTAGCTCTATGTGTTAAAGGCCCTTTTAActacatttttaagaattGTACTGGCAGAAGGGAACATTCTCAGCGTTTGGAGCGTAGCACTTAGCGCACAGCACTCTACGCGAACCATTACAGCGGTTGAATCTTTCCTAAGCGGGGAAATCTTTTCATGCCAAGGAACACCACAGAACAGGCCTGCACAAGGACGAACAAAGTACtgcagtaaaaaaaaaagaccgtAGCAGCGACTAAGATATTTGTTAACGCACACACGTCATAGTGTATGaacacatatgtacacactaCATATATGTGCCCCCTTTTAACCCTCATTAAGGATGGAATTGTGCCTTTATAACTCTAAAAATGGCTACTTGGAAGCCTTGTTGAGAGGATTCCGTAGCAGTTTTTTAACCCCagaggaatataaaaaactgaCGGAGGTGGACACGCTTGAAGATTTGAAATCCGTTTTAGAAGACACGGACTATGGATCGTTCATGATGGATGAACCGTCACCCATTGCAGTTACAACCATTGCGCAAAaatgtaaggaaaaaatggcccacgaatttaattatataagaGCACAGGCAGAAGAACCGCTGAGAACATTTCTAGACTACAtcgcaaaggagaaaatgatTGACAATGTAATAAGTTTGATACATGGTACGTTGAATAAGAAGCCAGCGGAGGAATTGCTATCAAGAGTAGACCCCTTAGGATATTTTCCACAAATGAAAGCTATCACCACCATGGATGTACAAAACTCTCATGATGATGTTTTAAAAGTGTTGCTCATAGAAACACCGATAGGAACATATTTCGACAAGTACATCTCTGCGAACGCGTCGAATGAAAAGAACAACGTAACAACTATTCTCAACGAAATGGATAttgaaattttaagaaaCACGTTGAAGAAGGCATGGCTGGAAGATTTTTACGATTTCATAAGAAAGTTAGGCGGAAAGACGGAGGAAGTCATGGGCCACATACTAAAAAGCGTTGCAGACTTTCGAGTGTTATCAGTTACATTGAATACAATTAATTCTAGTCTAAGTTTGGAGCTTCAAAAAGATAGAAATGATATGTTCCCATGTTTTGGCTACCTATACCCAGAAGGAACAGACAGAATTAGAAAATGCTGGAATAATGAAACGGTTCAGGCTGCCTTGGAAAACTATCCAACTTACTACAACTTGTACGAAGAATGCAAACAGTTttatatcaaaaatgaaaatattaatgaaaataaaatcgttGACCATAAGATAAAATCTTTGGAAGATTTGCTCTATGTTAAGCTTGTGAAATTATGTGAAACGGCATTTGATCAACATTGCCATTTTGGGATCTTCTATGCCTGGGTAAAGTTAAAAGAACAAGAAATTAGAAATATTGTTTGGATCTCAGACATGATTTTGATGAATAGGAAGGACTGCATCGATAGTATCATCCCTATATTTGAGCCGCAAATTTAGCATCCTTAAAATGCAGGCGGGGGTAGGGGCGAAAGGGTGAAGCGGGCCACGGGCgtgtgtacatgtatgtGGGGCGGTAATGTTACAATGCGGCAATGCGACAATGCGGCAGTGGAATGCGCAGCTGCCCACCCATCGGCGTGCCCGTCGACGCACTGTCTGTGTTATGTCCATCAACACGCATGAGCGCATGCGAGCCCCTaccaaaatttttgttccaaattttgttcattaaatttttttttaagtactaATTTAAAACCTCATCATCCTAAACGCCTTGTGTAACCCCCCCACGCCGAAGTCTGTTTCACTCATGAAAATATATGCCCCCTTGTGTTGTGCCCCGTTTTATTCTGATGTGTGTGTGATCCACGTTTCTCTACGTTACTTCATGCTATTtcgtatattattataattattattatttttttttttttttttttatttttccatgtatatttttctttatatgtTAATGTGCGCATGCCGCTTTACCACGCGCACATATGTTACATAACGCATATCATAtgagtaaaaattaaatcggcatatttttttttccaccaatAAACTCCCGTTTTTTACGTTTCTCCACCCTTGTAATTTGtgtgaaaataattaatctGGAAAAAAGTTACCCATTGCAGTGCTTTCACTTTGAGTTTTGGGAAAGGGACGCGGAGGTGCCGCAGCACGGATGTGGTCTTATAGACAAGTGCATGTGTTCGCGGATGGGTATGCGTCTTAACTTACGTAAGAAGGCCCATTTCACGAAGCGAACATATAGTTTACCCTCGCTAGCTGTAGAGAAGCATACCTTAAACGCAGCGCCAAATTGAGGTAACATACCATAAGGGGGTAAAACGAAGCGTTCAACGGTAACTCATTTGTTACATTTGTGCCATATATGAGTAAAAGGAGCTCTCTTTGGGGGGTGACATATTTAAGcagaaattaaaattattgataagtttttttcaaaagattCTTAGgagggtttaaaaaaaaaaagtaaaagcatTTTGATATAGACAAGCatatatcaaaaattttacgtcacaaaaaaaaagagggaaatgGATAGGACTTNNNNNNNNNNNNNNNNNNNNNNNNNNNNNNNNNNNNNNNNNNNNNNNNNNNNNNNNNNNNNNNNNNNNNNNNNNNNNNNNNNNNNNNNNNNNNNNNNNNNNNNNNNNNNNNNNNNNNNNNNNNNNNNNNNNNNNNNNNNNNNNNNNNNNNATAATGTGAAACATCTTCGCaataaatgcatataaaaagaGGGAAGTAAAACCCGGTTGCCACGGCggaaataattatgaagCAGATTAAGAACATCAAACGGATTGCACCTACGgtgcggggggggagggctACATCACATATTTCAATTtagcacaaaaatgaataaaccattttacgaaaagaaaaataaaaaaattgtatttgcatatttttcacatttcaaATAGAGATGACATTTTTGACAAACGAAGGcgcactttaaaaaaaaacactataaaaattcattttaatacaaaaattaaactaTAAACgttaaaacataaaaaaaatagttgcGGTGTTGACGCGGTCACGCCCTGAAAATGGTTCCCAAGCCAACTGTGGCCTGGGTTGCCAGGAGAATCACTTTGCAATTCGGTCAAGTCCGTCCCTTAACTTCATTATTTCATCGTAGAGTTTATTCATTAACTTGAAAAAGGGCAACCTCATTCCTACTCCCCCAAGATTGCTGATAATCCTCTTAATGTCAGGAGCTAACTCGATACATAACTGGAAGAAAGTTTTGTGATTCTCTATATTGTAGAGAAAATTGGAAGAAGCAATGCTTTTTAAGTCTTCTTTTTTGGTATTCATATTCAGGGCATATTTATTCTTGTCATGGATTTTCAAAGCGCTGAGCATCAGCAAAATGTAGTTCTGTTCGGATAGGGCCTTTTCCTTAAACACGTATTTCTTGTGCGTTTTGTGCACGTCCTTCACGAGCGCGACTTCGCCGATGCCCTTGTCGTTACCCTCGCTGCTCATCTCTTCACTCTCCTTGGTGCTCTCCTCGCCGCTCTCCCCCTGCTGCTCATTTGCCTCCTCGGTATGGTCACTTTCCTCCTCGTCTACCTTTTCCTGCATGGCCTCCAAATCGCTTTCACTTAAGTTCTTCTTCTCCACGTAGATCCTAATTCTGTTAACATAATCCTCGAGCGTAACGTCCTTTCCAACTTTCTCCTTCAAGAGATCCTTCTCTTCTTTCGTCATGCTGTCATACTTTTCTAAAAATTGTTCAGGCTTATAACCCAAGGTTTCTATAACCtctaatgtttttttctcctcattttgtttcttctgtttttctttGAGCCTCCTttcagcttcttcttcatcgatttcttcatttaaatCGTCCGACTCGCTATTCTCAGACTGCACCGCTTTTTCCAACCCTAAGACAATGTGGTTCACAAGTtctttgttaaaaaaaatggcgtacTTTTTCGCAAGCGCGTGCATGCTTCTTAATTTTTGGGTGGTCATCCCGGAAAGATGTTTGGACACGTCAAAAATTAGATTATTCAGGAAAAGTAATTCCTTAAAATTTTCACGCTCctcctttgtttttaaagTCTTCATGATCAAATTAAGTTTTCTGATATTTTCGTTAAattcttcaattttatattttataaaatctgGATTGTTTCGtgtaaattcttttatttttttttccaattcatCGATCCTATCATCTGCGTATCCATCCAAAttgtagaatttttttcgttcactttttttgtttttcaggACAATCTTATGGCTGAGTGGTTTTCCTGTTCTACCATTGATAAATTCCGTGATGAATTCATCCTTGGTTAATTTGTGTGCGCTGAACCCTATATCTGACTTGTTTGACCATTTGGAATACCTATTAACATTACAGCCTTTCGGCTTCAGTCCCCGATGAATGGTTTTCAAAATATAGCATGTGACTGGGTATAACTTCCCTATCACTTTGCCAAAATAACCTCTGCCCATATTGGAGTTATCAAACATAACCCTAGAGGAGGAGCCATTAATGAACAAGTCTATGTTTCCGAACTTAATGTACTCCATTAAATGGTCATGTGCACTGAAATAACCATCTACattgtaattaaaaaggaaatctcTCAAAATATCATGGAATGAATGTTCCTCATAGGAATAGTTATCGGCTCGTCTTCCACTTGAAATTAGAGGATGATGCCCTATGACGAAAATCCAGTCACTATTCTGTGAACTCTCGTATAACGTCTTACTGAGCCAATTGAATTGTTCACGAAAGGAGCGGTAATTTCTTATGATCGGAAATCCCACCATTAGCGACCACGTatcgataaaaataaaggatgCTCTAAATTTTTCCTGGCTAATTATATCTTTATACCCTACATTGTTATAAGTAAAATCATAGTTAACACAGTAGTAGTTGTTTGGCATAAAATAACCTGGGATTCTATGCGAGTAGTGTTCCTGAATTTGTTCGCTCGGAAAGAAGAAGTAATCTTTTTCTCCCAAAATGGAGTAAAACGGAATggcttcaaaattttcatccgactcttcttcatcatcaaATTGGTACAACTTCTTCCGGTCATTGTCATAATGGCTAAAGTCTTCCCCGTTGGAAGAAGAGttcactttattttcctcatttttaccactctttttcttcttttgattttttttctgttttcccTTCATTTCTTTGTCCTCTACTTCCctgttattataattttcctgtatttctttcattttttccttataaaAATCTTTTATGCTTTGTTTCGTGAGCGGGTTATGCCCCAACATGCTGTTAATTTCTTGTTCACTCCTTTTCTTGAACACGAATAGTTCCTTCATTAAATTATGCCATTTGAAATTCTCCATATAATTCATCGTTTCATCTTTTGGCACATTGTCTCCTaaatttattacaaaatCAGCATTGTTCATAAAATGCCAATCTTTCATCGTTTGTACAGTACTTTTTAACTCATTAAATCCCATAAGGTTTAGCATATTCTGTACATCgaaatctttttcttcttcaaatccTTGCCCAATATCTCCTAGCATCATAAAATTCATGCTATTGCTACTGGTCCTTTCGATCTTCACTGTTACATTTCTGTTTCTCATCCACACAGATTTCAACATACAATATGCACTCATACAATTTGGAGGTACGAACATTTCATCGTCGCTCATTTTGTACTCTCCATAGACCTTTCGTTTCTTTATCTTCCTCTTTTCTACCTTTTCCACTATGCCGAactcgtttttcttcttctgtatAAGCCCGAAATATTCTTtcactaattttatttgtaaatataattcatcaaaaatgtcgtatgaaaaaaaaattcctataATGTTTGTGTATCTAACCAGATGGTCAAATGTTGTTATtcctaattttttcaaagctTCGTACAATTTCGTCACCGTAGCGTTATCCCTATTAGACGTTATCGCATTGATTAGGGTTATGACATTTAATGAACTTCCATTTAGGAAAAAatcttttctcattttgtacGTAACTCCTGGTATTCCATTTGTGTATCTGCTCACTGGGGTTGGATCCCCTTGGTTGTTCTCTGAAGCGTGGCAGATTTGATTGTTATAACTTTCTAGGAGGGCCTCCCTGTTCGAGTTATCCTCGTACACGTCGTGGTCATACAGTTCGTCTGACTCATCGGAGTCGTTTTCCTCTTGCTCTTCATTCTGCCCTGCAGACGCCGcttcttctgttttgttCGTGTCcaccttttttccttgtacTACCTCCTCGTGCGTTTCTTCGTCCACGTCGTCCTCCACATGCGACAACTTTTTGGCATTACCACCCtgtttttgcttccctttcAAGTTGGTCTCCTCACTTGGGGTGGACAATCCCTTATCAGAGCCTGTCCCATTGGGCCCCTTCCCCTCCTCTGAGTCTTGCGGACTGGAAACCAAATTGCGACACTGCAAACTATACTGgatctcattttttttttcttatgacatatttttttaggtgtgtaaaccctttttttattattcacaCTGTAAAAACGGTATCCgtcatttttccaattttttaaaaatatttcatagattgttttttttgcttaaaattctttccttttcttcattcttgTGGTCAATCTTGtagtacatatttttcaccTCGAAAATGTAGTTGTCCCTTTCGTCGATAAATTCtctgaaaaattttttcaatagaATTCATTAACTTGTTTCTGTCTTGGAAGCTATTTATAACATGGTCAAAGGTGCTCAAATTATCTCTGTAGTGAACAAACAGTAGGGACAAAATATCAATTAATTTAACATGAAAGGTTAATTTTTCATCCGTGCTGTACTGAGAACCCAGGAAGACTAAGGACTCGTTTAGAAAGTGcttgaattttttggaaCTTTTATTAATGGTGAAATTTACATAGTCCATATATCTGTATTTCACTTTATCAAATTCGTTTGatcctttattttgtaaatattcttcatattctctctcttcttctttttctttttcacttttttcgtTGTCGCCATTTTCCTCCTTAATAATTCTACTTAACAGTGCCCCCCTTATATTACTTCTTAACAAAACGCTGTCATGGCTGATGAGTCCCTTCCGCGAGGGGTACTTTAAAAGGATAACAGGGAGGATGATCAGAAGGTATTTTGTTATATTCATTACAATTCcatttaatggaaaaaaaaagaaaacacaaaagggggatgcACAAATGCACACGTGCACGGGGCGGAAAACGCGAGCATAAACGCGGGGTCAAATTAGACGATAACTAAAATTAACGTGGTGGGTTTTTCACGCGAACGTTTTGAAACTGAGTCGTTTCGATCTTCATGGGAATACTTATACAAGCAATTTTACGTAAGTCTCCACGCGTCTATGTATGTACTTATGCAAACGTGCAGAGCGTATGCAATGTGTGTTCTTCCTCTATGTGCACTAAACatcaatatatatacatatatgtatacacatatatacacatatatataatatatacatatgcagaGCCTCGACTGGCAGGCATGTCTCAAATTCGATGTTACAAACGGGAAGTATATGCACGTGGGTACGAATGATGCTGTTGCAACATTGTCGAACTCAAgatagtttaaaaaaaaaagggaaatatgAATTCGTAAAATGTTAAGGCAAATATGGCATAAATAGCGGAACACAGAGTTGcgtccctttttgcaaagctGTGAGTGAAGACTGGATAAAATGGCCACGCAAATCAcgcgtacatatatgtatgaattTTACATTTGTACGCACAAATGCGTCGTACGTTGCGAAACGGCTTGGAACCACAGGGCAGAGCAGCTTCGCAAAAGCGCAAAAGAGCAAACagcaaaaacgaaaatacTTAATCACGGGTTGCAAATGCCACATAAAAgtggtacatatataaacgcgcttatgtaatatatgtgggtaaataaataattcacGTAAAACATTAAAATTATGCAATATTCCCCAAACGGTTGAAAGTTGAAGCtcgtttttcctcttcaatgaattaatttatcttttatgttaatttttctcgTGCGTATTGTCACGAGctcgcacatttttttttttgctttttctttctttttctacataACGTTGATATACAACAACGTTATGGGTTATGCAttttacatgtaaaaaagttaaaggggattaaatttattcatggtttattttatgtacactgaaaaaatgacaataaaataagcgcagaggcattaaaaaaaaaacgtgaacaaATAAGCAAATAGCGAATAAGCTTAAATTGGTAAAATAAAGGAAGCAGGGGTTCacttaatataatatataattttcatgCGTTGAAACAGCAAGCCCTCTtcccttcaaaatttttttttctccacttgaataaattttgttttgcatgCTATGTAAACATATACACTATATACACTGtgctttttctgttttgctCTTAACTTTTCAgtgaatttttaatttagcAATTGTTTTGCCAGGCAGTTCGCAATACGCCAGTGCAAGATTGCAATTTCATGATTGACCAAATCGTGCTTCGCGGTCACAGAGAGTTTATTTCTCCTGCGTCAACCGTTGTTTCGTCGTTTCGTCGTTTCGTGTTTCGCCGTTTCACCGtttcgcaaaaaagaaaaaaaaagagttaagATTAAGCAGCAAtataaacctttttttttttttcttacatttattttctcagCTGAGttgagttattttttctcgtaTCTTTAACAAGTGCAACATTATAAAAGGGTTCTTGCGTAGAAAACGTTTGCGCGGTGTCAAGAAAGGGTGTGCATGGTCGGGCTTTTTATTCCTCGTTttttaagagaaaaagaaaagtacttcaaaatgaaaaattaattttacaaaaaattggagagttggttttgtttaaaaaaaagtacaaaaaatgtgttgtaaaaaaaaagaacccctCACGGAAAAGGGGGCTCCTCTTCACGGACAAGAAGGGAGTCACGcaaatacacatatacgtGTGTAccaatatatgtacatataaggGTATAGGGTGGCGAATCAAATAGCTtctatgcaaaaatgtgcttcaaaagggaaagaagaggtaagcaaaaaaaaaaaaaaaaaccttcgAATGAACCGCAGTACAATTCAGCTTTTGAGCCGAGTACGTACGGCGCAAAgggttaaaaattaaaaagggtattttttattttttttaaaacgatCGCTCATTTTTAGGATCTTCAAGCGTTCACCCGTTTCGCGTATCAGTACAACGTGTTGTTCCTCGCACTAACCACGTTCGCATTATCATTGGGTGAATTGTTCAGCAGGTTGAGGTTCCATTCTTGCCTTATTATTCTCTTCATCTCGGAAAATTCACTTAAATTTGTCATAATGACGTTAGCCAAGTCATATTCGTCATTAATATCCTGAAAAAGAGGGACATTTCCACGGTGGGTGAAGGGTGTTAGAATAGTGATTCTCAGAGTAGAAATGTTCTACGCATTCGTGTGCATGTACAAAcgtgaatatataaacaagCGCCATGCACACGCGCATGTATGCAACACTGATGAACCACCTTCGCGTTCAAGCAAATTGAAAgagtaccaaaaaaaaaaaaaaaaaaacactcacCTTAAATTGCGATATATTCAAATTCTGGTTGCATgttttgttaatttcttCAATCAGCGCACAACACTCTTCCTCCTGCAATTGGCACAAGGGCGAGGGATGGAAAAATGTGTGTTCCGCAACAGTGGAGTTAAGTATACATGCACGCTACGACATTGTGGTacacacaaatatatatattgacACAAAATATGCTCTTGTGTAAACGGCTAGCTTCTTATAATTACGTTTAAGGAACAGATGGGCTTATACAGCTTCAAATttatcttcacatttttaatgttcTCCAAGATGCT
Protein-coding regions in this window:
- a CDS encoding vacuolar ATP synthase subunit d (putative), whose amino-acid sequence is MELCLYNSKNGYLEALLRGFRSSFLTPEEYKKLTEVDTLEDLKSVLEDTDYGSFMMDEPSPIAVTTIAQKCKEKMAHEFNYIRAQAEEPLRTFLDYIAKEKMIDNVISLIHGTLNKKPAEELLSRVDPLGYFPQMKAITTMDVQNSHDDVLKVLLIETPIGTYFDKYISANASNEKNNVTTILNEMDIEILRNTLKKAWLEDFYDFIRKLGGKTEEVMGHILKSVADFRVLSVTLNTINSSLSLELQKDRNDMFPCFGYLYPEGTDRIRKCWNNETVQAALENYPTYYNLYEECKQFYIKNENINENKIVDHKIKSLEDLLYVKLVKLCETAFDQHCHFGIFYAWVKLKEQEIRNIVWISDMILMNRKDCIDSIIPIFEPQI
- a CDS encoding Ser/Thr protein phosphatase family protein (putative), with amino-acid sequence MTDTVFTVPQDSEEGKGPNGTGSDKGLSTPSEETNLKGKQKQGGNAKKLSHVEDDVDEETHEEVVQGKKVDTNKTEEAASAGQNEEQEENDSDESDELYDHDVYEDNSNREALLESYNNQICHASENNQGDPTPVSRYTNGIPGVTYKMRKDFFLNGSSLNVITLINAITSNRDNATVTKLYEALKKLGITTFDHLVRYTNIIGIFFSYDIFDELYLQIKLVKEYFGLIQKKKNEFGIVEKVEKRKIKKRKVYGEYKMSDDEMFVPPNCMSAYCMLKSVWMRNRNVTVKIERTSSNSMNFMMLGDIGQGFEEEKDFDVQNMLNLMGFNELKSTVQTMKDWHFMNNADFVINLGDNVPKDETMNYMENFKWHNLMKELFVFKKRSEQEINSMLGHNPLTKQSIKDFYKEKMKEIQENYNNREVEDKEMKGKQKKNQKKKKSGKNEENKVNSSSNGEDFSHYDNDRKKLYQFDDEEESDENFEAIPFYSILGEKDYFFFPSEQIQEHYSHRIPGYFMPNNYYCVNYDFTYNNVGYKDIISQEKFRASFIFIDTWSLMVGFPIIRNYRSFREQFNWLSKTLYESSQNSDWIFVIGHHPLISSGRRADNYSYEEHSFHDILRDFLFNYNVDGYFSAHDHLMEYIKFGNIDLFINGSSSRVMFDNSNMGRGYFGKVIGKLYPVTCYILKTIHRGLKPKGCNVNRYSKWSNKSDIGFSAHKLTKDEFITEFINGRTGKPLSHKIVLKNKKSERKKFYNLDGYADDRIDELEKKIKEFTRNNPDFIKYKIEEFNENIRKLNLIMKTLKTKEERENFKELLFLNNLIFDVSKHLSGMTTQKLRSMHALAKKYAIFFNKELVNHIVLGLEKAVQSENSESDDLNEEIDEEEAERRLKEKQKKQNEEKKTLEVIETLGYKPEQFLEKYDSMTKEEKDLLKEKVGKDVTLEDYVNRIRIYVEKKNLSESDLEAMQEKVDEEESDHTEEANEQQGESGEESTKESEEMSSEGNDKGIGEVALVKDVHKTHKKYVFKEKALSEQNYILLMLSALKIHDKNKYALNMNTKKEDLKSIASSNFLYNIENHKTFFQLCIELAPDIKRIISNLGGVGMRLPFFKLMNKLYDEIMKLRDGLDRIAK